A part of Kryptolebias marmoratus isolate JLee-2015 linkage group LG8, ASM164957v2, whole genome shotgun sequence genomic DNA contains:
- the usp19 gene encoding ubiquitin carboxyl-terminal hydrolase 19 isoform X2, whose product MASSGGSGAAGSETVGRRGGAQQRGGSGRENGSDLTSSTSKKKQKDRANQESREAKRAAAAASAVVDGVLAEVKKDVFVDWKQNVNDVTVRLRCGDGVQKIEDINTTFTDTHCNVSFPDGRQWNCQLQEEIEASCSKVQYKEKGGFLHLILHKKIPFHIWPSLKSNKKEKEVVPTETKNNAKPVTLESSEKFKLSSEPPQLQPQPPSSPAHSESRRVNSRAERGIKRCLKNKLCDKATTDSVQAKSGAGDVSNIVSAPTTATKAGQQPQEPNAKRTVVELSETTKEDEGGPPFEKSAAHPPADPSPLTHRNGDNRAETQGGDQEPELEVAAGSIAQATETKNESPDLSEATAHVSDSPVLTTHFLKSTGFNKAMDSTSPQKQKDRTDSELQGKPVVEHELEENTLTSQQHEDSTDTLSVPAACVAARQSQTPGPTEKQGGCDGEEKRDQSKEEPPLETNQLEAPEPMVNLQFVKNDSYEKGTDLMVVNVYLKGICRDTTRVIFREQDFTLIFQTSDTNFLRLQSDCGPNTVFKWQVKLRNLIQPEQCSYSFTPSRLDISLKKRHSQRWGGLEAPATQVGGAKVAVPSSPACLDKSQPGSSQHSLPAKEESPRVGDDTPKAPKASSRGVEDSGLDPVVPRTVSEHVAITKPEPTVTTPKPTCMVQPMTHAPPATERHEEEEEKKVCLPGFTGLVNLGNTCFMNSVIQSLSNTRELRDYFHDRAFEAEINCSNPLGTGGRLAIGFAVLLRALWKGTHHAFQPSKLKAIVASKASQFTGYAQHDAQEFMAFLLDGLHEDLNRIQNKPYTETVDSDGRLDEVVAEEAWQRHKMRNDSFIVDLFQGQFKSKLVCPTCSKVSITFDPFLYLPVPLPQKQKVLSVFYFAREPHKKPVKFLVSVSKENSSTAEVLESISRSVRVKPENLRLAEVGKNRFQRIFLPSHSLDTVSPSDMLFCFEVLSKDLAKERVVLLKVQQKLQVPNIPISKCAACLKPPVSEEDKLKRCTRCYRVGYCNQVCQRTHWPNHKGLCRPNLENVGMPFLVSVPESRLSYTRLVQLLEGYSRFSVNVFQPPFQSGRTSPETSQSRLDAQPVPATSPDCLGLGDEASGVSSTVGAGDLDFERHSVLPESQAEYSQASAIHCEASESLTSSQTSLTSTRTKDSGFSESISSASCCSLDPHAEKETSCEKAVRPEAAVTGYQHPSEAASGHASPFYIALLDSNNKEQRLDEKEDGLADLPDYATLELVWKNNERVKEYVLVSSKELEYEEDPGSLSETARAGHFTLEQCLNLFTKPEVLAPEEAWYCPKCQQHREASKQLLLWRLPNVLIIQLKRFSFRSFIWRDKINDMVDFPVRNLDLSKFCIGQKDEMQQPPIYDLYAVINHYGGMIGGHYTAYARLPSDKNSQRSDVGWRLFDDSTVTMVEESQVVTRYAYVLFYRRRNSPVERPLRFLRPVGAESPGAAGATASQASLIWRELEEEEEGLDEEGPHRLLGRRQTQRNRTEEERMAGSVRRHRRQKMSDYPDEDCVRYVVLGTLTAVLALFVNLIYPLLSKVKWT is encoded by the exons ATGGCCAGCAGCGGAGGCAGTGGAGCGGCTGGTAGTGAGACAGTGGGCCGTCGCGGTGGGGCTCAGCAGAGAGGAGGCAGTGGCAGAGAAAATGGCTCTGACCTGACCTCCAGTACCagcaagaagaaacaaaaagacagggcCAACCAGGAGAGCAGAGAGGCCAAGAGAGCAGCGGCAGCGGCCAGTGCAGTAGTGGATGGGGTCCTTGCTGAGGTCAAGAAAG ATGTGTTTGTGGACTGGAAGCAGAATGTTAATGATGTGACCGTCAGACTTCGCTGTGGGGATGGAGTCCAGAAGATAGAAGACATCAACACCACATTCACTGATACACACTGCAACGTGTCCTTCCCAG atgGACGGCAGTGGAACTGCCAGTTACAAGAGGAAATTGAGGCCTCATGTAGCAAAGTGCAGTACAAGGAAAAAGGTGGATTCCTACATCTCATCTTGCACAAGAAAATCCCCTTTCATATTTGGCCTTCTCTTAAG TCAAACAAGAAAGAGAAGGAGGTGGTACCAACAGAGAccaaaaataatgcaaaaccTGTTACCTTGGAGTCATCGGAGAAATTCAAACTGTCATCAGAGCCGCCACAACTCCAGCCACAGCCTCCCTCATCACCTGCACACAGCGAATCAAGACGCGTCAATAGTAGAGCTGAACGGGGCATCAAGCGctgcctgaaaaacaaattgtgtgaCAAAGCCACAACAGACTCTGTCCAAGCAAAAAGCGGTGCTGGGGATGTCTCCAACATCGTCAGCGCACCTACGACAGCCACTAAAGCTGGCCAGCAACCTCAGGAACCCAATGCCAAGCGAACTGTCGTAGAGCTGTCTGAGACAACGAAAGAGGATGAAGGGGGCCCACCGTTTGAGAAGTCTGCAGCACACCCACCTGCTGATCCAAGCCCGCTGACACACAGGAATGGAGAcaacagagcagaaacacaagGCGGTGATCAGGAACCTGAACTGGAAGTGGCTGCTGGCAGCATTGCTCAG GCGACAGAGACTAAAAACGAGTCACCGGACTTGTCTGAAGCAACGGCACATGTCAGTGATTCTCCTGTCCTCACCACTCACTTCCTCAAATCCACTGGCTTCAACAAGGCAATGGACTCTACCTCCCCTCAAAAGCAGAAAGACAGAACAGACTCTGAACTGCAGGGAAAGCCTGTTGTTGAGCATGAATTGGAAGAGAACACTTTAACCTCCCAACAGCACGAAGACTCAACAGACACACTATCAGTGCCAGCTGCCTGCGTGGCTGCCAGGCAGAGCCAGACACCAGGTCCAACTGAGAAGCAGGGTGGCTGTGATGGGGAGGAGAAGCGGGACCAGTCTAAAGAAGAGCCACCCCTGGAGACAAATCAGCTAGAAG CCCCAGAGCCGATGGTTAACCTGCAATTTGTGAAGAATGACTCGTACGAGAAGGGAACCGATCTGATGGTGGTTAATGTGTACCTGAAGGGAATCTGCAGAGATACAACCAGGGTCATCTTCAGAGAGCAAGACTTCACCCTCATCTTCCAGACAAG TGACACAAACTTTCTTCGGCTTCAATCGGACTGTGGACCAAACACGGTCTTCAAGTGGCAAGTCAAACTCAG AAACCTGATCCAGCCGGAGCAATGCAGCTACTCCTTCACCCCGTCCCGTCTGGACATCTCCCTGAAGAAGAGACACAGCCAGCGCTGGGGGGGTCTGGAGGCCCCAGCCACACAAG TGGGTGGTGCTAAGGTGGCTGTGCCCTCCAGTCCTGCCTGCTTGGATAAGAGCCAACCGGGCAGCAGCCAGCACAGCCTCCCAGCCAAGGAGGAGTCCCCCAGGGTTGGGGACGATACACCCAAAGCCCCTAAGGCCTCCTCCAGAGGTGTGGAAGACAGTGGTCTGGATCCTGTTGTCCCTCGAACAGTCTCTGAGCATGTTGCCATCACTAAACCAGAACCCACTGTCACCACG CCTAAGCCGACCTGCATGGTGCAGCCTATGACCCATGCACCTCCTGCCACTGAGCGccacgaggaagaggaggaaaagaaggTGTGCCTGCCTGGTTTTACAGGATTGGTCAACCTTGGCAACACCTGCTTCATGAACAGTGTCATCCAGTCCCTGTCCAACACCAGAGAACTCAGGGATTACTTTCATG ACCGAGCATTTGAGGCAGAAATCAACTGCAGTAATCCTCTGGGAACGGGAGGGAGGTTAGCCATCGGCTTTGCTGTGCTTCTCAGGGCTCTTTGGAAAGGGACGCACCACGCCTTTCAACCCTCAAAACTCAAG GCAATCGTGGCCAGCAAAGCCAGTCAGTTCACAGGTTACGCTCAGCACGATGCGCAGGAGTTCATGGCGTTCCTGTTGGACGGACTCCACGAGGACTTGAACCGCATCCAGAATAAACCTTATACAGAGACGGTTGATTCTGATGGACGGCTCGATGAA GTGGTTGCAGAGGAGGCGTGGCAGAGGCACAAAATGAGAAACGACTCCTTCATTGTGGATCTCTTCCAAGGCCAATTTAAATCCAAGCTTGTGTGCCCCACATGCTCTAAG gtctCCATCACCTTTGACCCCTTCCTTTACCTCCCTGTCCCGTTGccccagaaacaaaaagtcctCTCTGTTTTCTACTTTGCTCGGGAACCTCATAAAAAGCCAGTTAAG tTTTTGGTGAGTGTGAGTAAGGAGAACTCCAGCACAGCAGAGGTCCTTGAATCCATTTCCAGGAGTGTGAGGGTCAAACCTGAGAACCTCAGACTGGCAGAG gtGGGAAAGAACCGCTTTCAACGCATATTTTTGCCATCCCATTCACTGGACACGGTGTCTCCCTCTGACATGCTGTTCTGCTTCGAGGTGCTTTCCAAAGATCTGGCCAAAGAGAGGGTGGTTTTGCTTAAAGTGCAGCAG aaactCCAGGTGCCGAATATTCCCATCTCAAAGTGTGCAGCTTGTCTGAAACCACCGGTGTCTGAGGAAGACAAGCTGAAGCGGTGCACTCGCTGCTACCGGGTGGGCTACTGCAATCA AGTTTGTCAGAGGACACACTGGCCCAATCACAAGGGTCTGTGTCGCCCCAACTTAGAAAATGTGGGCATGCCCTTCTTAGTCAGCGTTCCAGAGTCTCGGCTGTCCTACACCCGCCTTGTGCAGCTACTAGAGGGTTACTCCAG gtTTTCTGTCAATGTATTCCAGCCCCCTTTCCAGTCAGGCAGGACATCCCCTGAAACATCCCAGTCTCGGTTAGATGCCCAGCCAGTACCAGCAACCTCTCCTGATTGTCTGGGTTTAGGGGATGAGGCGTCGGGTGTTAGCAGCACGGTAGGAGCAGGTGATCTGGATTTCGAGAGACACTCTGTGCTGCCCGAATCCCAAGCAGAATACTCTCAGGCCTCAGCTATTCACTGCGAGGCATCAGAATCCCTGACCTCCTCCCAGACGTCGCTCACGAGCACCAGAACGAAAGATTCAGGCTTCTCTGAGTCCATCTCCTCTGCTTCCTGCTGTTCTCTGGACCCTCACGCTGAAAAAGAGACGTCGTGTGAGAAGGCGGTGCGACCAGAAG CGGCAGTAACAGGCTATCAGCATCCCAGCGAAGCGGCATCAGGTCATGCCAGCCCGTTCTACATCGCCCTGCTGGACTCGAACAACAAGGAGCAAAGACTGGATGAAAAAG AGGATGGACTAGCAGACCTTCCCGACTATGCGACCTTGGAGCTGGTGTGGAAAAACAACGAGCGTGTGAAGGAGTACGTGCTGGTGAGCTCGAAGGAACTGGAGTACGAGGAGGACCCTGGTTCCCTGAGTGAGACGGCCAGAGCGGGACATTTTACCCTGGAGCAATGCTTAAATCTTTTTACCAAGCCAGAGGTGCTGGCACCAGAGGAGGCCTG GTACTGTCCGAAGTGCCAGCAGCACCGTGAGGCCTcgaagcagctgttgctgtggCGTCTGCCCAACGTCCTGATCATCCAGCTCAAACGCTTCTCCTTCAGAAGCTTCATCTGGAGAGATAAGATCAACGACATGGTCGACTTTCCCGTCAG AAATCTAGATCTTAGCAAGTTCTGCATTGGCCAGAAGGACGAGATGCAACAGCCCCCCATTTATGACCTGTATGCAGTCATCAACCACTATGGAGGGATGATAGGAGGCCACTATACAGCTTATGCTCGCCTGCCAAGTGACAAGAACAGCCAGCGCAGTGACGTTG GCTGGCGTCTGTTTGATGACAGCACTGTGACAATGGTGGAGGAGAGTCAAGTGGTGACACGTTACGCCTACGTCCTGTTTTACCGGCGGCGAAACTCCCCGGTGGAGAGGCCGCTGCGCTTCCTCAGACCTGTGGGGGCCGAGTCGCCCGGTGCCGCAGGAGCCACTGCCAGCCAG
- the usp19 gene encoding ubiquitin carboxyl-terminal hydrolase 19 isoform X1, translating to MASSGGSGAAGSETVGRRGGAQQRGGSGRENGSDLTSSTSKKKQKDRANQESREAKRAAAAASAVVDGVLAEVKKDVFVDWKQNVNDVTVRLRCGDGVQKIEDINTTFTDTHCNVSFPDGRQWNCQLQEEIEASCSKVQYKEKGGFLHLILHKKIPFHIWPSLKSNKKEKEVVPTETKNNAKPVTLESSEKFKLSSEPPQLQPQPPSSPAHSESRRVNSRAERGIKRCLKNKLCDKATTDSVQAKSGAGDVSNIVSAPTTATKAGQQPQEPNAKRTVVELSETTKEDEGGPPFEKSAAHPPADPSPLTHRNGDNRAETQGGDQEPELEVAAGSIAQATETKNESPDLSEATAHVSDSPVLTTHFLKSTGFNKAMDSTSPQKQKDRTDSELQGKPVVEHELEENTLTSQQHEDSTDTLSVPAACVAARQSQTPGPTEKQGGCDGEEKRDQSKEEPPLETNQLEAPEPMVNLQFVKNDSYEKGTDLMVVNVYLKGICRDTTRVIFREQDFTLIFQTSDTNFLRLQSDCGPNTVFKWQVKLRNLIQPEQCSYSFTPSRLDISLKKRHSQRWGGLEAPATQGAVGGAKVAVPSSPACLDKSQPGSSQHSLPAKEESPRVGDDTPKAPKASSRGVEDSGLDPVVPRTVSEHVAITKPEPTVTTPKPTCMVQPMTHAPPATERHEEEEEKKVCLPGFTGLVNLGNTCFMNSVIQSLSNTRELRDYFHDRAFEAEINCSNPLGTGGRLAIGFAVLLRALWKGTHHAFQPSKLKAIVASKASQFTGYAQHDAQEFMAFLLDGLHEDLNRIQNKPYTETVDSDGRLDEVVAEEAWQRHKMRNDSFIVDLFQGQFKSKLVCPTCSKVSITFDPFLYLPVPLPQKQKVLSVFYFAREPHKKPVKFLVSVSKENSSTAEVLESISRSVRVKPENLRLAEVGKNRFQRIFLPSHSLDTVSPSDMLFCFEVLSKDLAKERVVLLKVQQKLQVPNIPISKCAACLKPPVSEEDKLKRCTRCYRVGYCNQVCQRTHWPNHKGLCRPNLENVGMPFLVSVPESRLSYTRLVQLLEGYSRFSVNVFQPPFQSGRTSPETSQSRLDAQPVPATSPDCLGLGDEASGVSSTVGAGDLDFERHSVLPESQAEYSQASAIHCEASESLTSSQTSLTSTRTKDSGFSESISSASCCSLDPHAEKETSCEKAVRPEAAVTGYQHPSEAASGHASPFYIALLDSNNKEQRLDEKEDGLADLPDYATLELVWKNNERVKEYVLVSSKELEYEEDPGSLSETARAGHFTLEQCLNLFTKPEVLAPEEAWYCPKCQQHREASKQLLLWRLPNVLIIQLKRFSFRSFIWRDKINDMVDFPVRNLDLSKFCIGQKDEMQQPPIYDLYAVINHYGGMIGGHYTAYARLPSDKNSQRSDVGWRLFDDSTVTMVEESQVVTRYAYVLFYRRRNSPVERPLRFLRPVGAESPGAAGATASQASLIWRELEEEEEGLDEEGPHRLLGRRQTQRNRTEEERMAGSVRRHRRQKMSDYPDEDCVRYVVLGTLTAVLALFVNLIYPLLSKVKWT from the exons ATGGCCAGCAGCGGAGGCAGTGGAGCGGCTGGTAGTGAGACAGTGGGCCGTCGCGGTGGGGCTCAGCAGAGAGGAGGCAGTGGCAGAGAAAATGGCTCTGACCTGACCTCCAGTACCagcaagaagaaacaaaaagacagggcCAACCAGGAGAGCAGAGAGGCCAAGAGAGCAGCGGCAGCGGCCAGTGCAGTAGTGGATGGGGTCCTTGCTGAGGTCAAGAAAG ATGTGTTTGTGGACTGGAAGCAGAATGTTAATGATGTGACCGTCAGACTTCGCTGTGGGGATGGAGTCCAGAAGATAGAAGACATCAACACCACATTCACTGATACACACTGCAACGTGTCCTTCCCAG atgGACGGCAGTGGAACTGCCAGTTACAAGAGGAAATTGAGGCCTCATGTAGCAAAGTGCAGTACAAGGAAAAAGGTGGATTCCTACATCTCATCTTGCACAAGAAAATCCCCTTTCATATTTGGCCTTCTCTTAAG TCAAACAAGAAAGAGAAGGAGGTGGTACCAACAGAGAccaaaaataatgcaaaaccTGTTACCTTGGAGTCATCGGAGAAATTCAAACTGTCATCAGAGCCGCCACAACTCCAGCCACAGCCTCCCTCATCACCTGCACACAGCGAATCAAGACGCGTCAATAGTAGAGCTGAACGGGGCATCAAGCGctgcctgaaaaacaaattgtgtgaCAAAGCCACAACAGACTCTGTCCAAGCAAAAAGCGGTGCTGGGGATGTCTCCAACATCGTCAGCGCACCTACGACAGCCACTAAAGCTGGCCAGCAACCTCAGGAACCCAATGCCAAGCGAACTGTCGTAGAGCTGTCTGAGACAACGAAAGAGGATGAAGGGGGCCCACCGTTTGAGAAGTCTGCAGCACACCCACCTGCTGATCCAAGCCCGCTGACACACAGGAATGGAGAcaacagagcagaaacacaagGCGGTGATCAGGAACCTGAACTGGAAGTGGCTGCTGGCAGCATTGCTCAG GCGACAGAGACTAAAAACGAGTCACCGGACTTGTCTGAAGCAACGGCACATGTCAGTGATTCTCCTGTCCTCACCACTCACTTCCTCAAATCCACTGGCTTCAACAAGGCAATGGACTCTACCTCCCCTCAAAAGCAGAAAGACAGAACAGACTCTGAACTGCAGGGAAAGCCTGTTGTTGAGCATGAATTGGAAGAGAACACTTTAACCTCCCAACAGCACGAAGACTCAACAGACACACTATCAGTGCCAGCTGCCTGCGTGGCTGCCAGGCAGAGCCAGACACCAGGTCCAACTGAGAAGCAGGGTGGCTGTGATGGGGAGGAGAAGCGGGACCAGTCTAAAGAAGAGCCACCCCTGGAGACAAATCAGCTAGAAG CCCCAGAGCCGATGGTTAACCTGCAATTTGTGAAGAATGACTCGTACGAGAAGGGAACCGATCTGATGGTGGTTAATGTGTACCTGAAGGGAATCTGCAGAGATACAACCAGGGTCATCTTCAGAGAGCAAGACTTCACCCTCATCTTCCAGACAAG TGACACAAACTTTCTTCGGCTTCAATCGGACTGTGGACCAAACACGGTCTTCAAGTGGCAAGTCAAACTCAG AAACCTGATCCAGCCGGAGCAATGCAGCTACTCCTTCACCCCGTCCCGTCTGGACATCTCCCTGAAGAAGAGACACAGCCAGCGCTGGGGGGGTCTGGAGGCCCCAGCCACACAAG GTGCAGTGGGTGGTGCTAAGGTGGCTGTGCCCTCCAGTCCTGCCTGCTTGGATAAGAGCCAACCGGGCAGCAGCCAGCACAGCCTCCCAGCCAAGGAGGAGTCCCCCAGGGTTGGGGACGATACACCCAAAGCCCCTAAGGCCTCCTCCAGAGGTGTGGAAGACAGTGGTCTGGATCCTGTTGTCCCTCGAACAGTCTCTGAGCATGTTGCCATCACTAAACCAGAACCCACTGTCACCACG CCTAAGCCGACCTGCATGGTGCAGCCTATGACCCATGCACCTCCTGCCACTGAGCGccacgaggaagaggaggaaaagaaggTGTGCCTGCCTGGTTTTACAGGATTGGTCAACCTTGGCAACACCTGCTTCATGAACAGTGTCATCCAGTCCCTGTCCAACACCAGAGAACTCAGGGATTACTTTCATG ACCGAGCATTTGAGGCAGAAATCAACTGCAGTAATCCTCTGGGAACGGGAGGGAGGTTAGCCATCGGCTTTGCTGTGCTTCTCAGGGCTCTTTGGAAAGGGACGCACCACGCCTTTCAACCCTCAAAACTCAAG GCAATCGTGGCCAGCAAAGCCAGTCAGTTCACAGGTTACGCTCAGCACGATGCGCAGGAGTTCATGGCGTTCCTGTTGGACGGACTCCACGAGGACTTGAACCGCATCCAGAATAAACCTTATACAGAGACGGTTGATTCTGATGGACGGCTCGATGAA GTGGTTGCAGAGGAGGCGTGGCAGAGGCACAAAATGAGAAACGACTCCTTCATTGTGGATCTCTTCCAAGGCCAATTTAAATCCAAGCTTGTGTGCCCCACATGCTCTAAG gtctCCATCACCTTTGACCCCTTCCTTTACCTCCCTGTCCCGTTGccccagaaacaaaaagtcctCTCTGTTTTCTACTTTGCTCGGGAACCTCATAAAAAGCCAGTTAAG tTTTTGGTGAGTGTGAGTAAGGAGAACTCCAGCACAGCAGAGGTCCTTGAATCCATTTCCAGGAGTGTGAGGGTCAAACCTGAGAACCTCAGACTGGCAGAG gtGGGAAAGAACCGCTTTCAACGCATATTTTTGCCATCCCATTCACTGGACACGGTGTCTCCCTCTGACATGCTGTTCTGCTTCGAGGTGCTTTCCAAAGATCTGGCCAAAGAGAGGGTGGTTTTGCTTAAAGTGCAGCAG aaactCCAGGTGCCGAATATTCCCATCTCAAAGTGTGCAGCTTGTCTGAAACCACCGGTGTCTGAGGAAGACAAGCTGAAGCGGTGCACTCGCTGCTACCGGGTGGGCTACTGCAATCA AGTTTGTCAGAGGACACACTGGCCCAATCACAAGGGTCTGTGTCGCCCCAACTTAGAAAATGTGGGCATGCCCTTCTTAGTCAGCGTTCCAGAGTCTCGGCTGTCCTACACCCGCCTTGTGCAGCTACTAGAGGGTTACTCCAG gtTTTCTGTCAATGTATTCCAGCCCCCTTTCCAGTCAGGCAGGACATCCCCTGAAACATCCCAGTCTCGGTTAGATGCCCAGCCAGTACCAGCAACCTCTCCTGATTGTCTGGGTTTAGGGGATGAGGCGTCGGGTGTTAGCAGCACGGTAGGAGCAGGTGATCTGGATTTCGAGAGACACTCTGTGCTGCCCGAATCCCAAGCAGAATACTCTCAGGCCTCAGCTATTCACTGCGAGGCATCAGAATCCCTGACCTCCTCCCAGACGTCGCTCACGAGCACCAGAACGAAAGATTCAGGCTTCTCTGAGTCCATCTCCTCTGCTTCCTGCTGTTCTCTGGACCCTCACGCTGAAAAAGAGACGTCGTGTGAGAAGGCGGTGCGACCAGAAG CGGCAGTAACAGGCTATCAGCATCCCAGCGAAGCGGCATCAGGTCATGCCAGCCCGTTCTACATCGCCCTGCTGGACTCGAACAACAAGGAGCAAAGACTGGATGAAAAAG AGGATGGACTAGCAGACCTTCCCGACTATGCGACCTTGGAGCTGGTGTGGAAAAACAACGAGCGTGTGAAGGAGTACGTGCTGGTGAGCTCGAAGGAACTGGAGTACGAGGAGGACCCTGGTTCCCTGAGTGAGACGGCCAGAGCGGGACATTTTACCCTGGAGCAATGCTTAAATCTTTTTACCAAGCCAGAGGTGCTGGCACCAGAGGAGGCCTG GTACTGTCCGAAGTGCCAGCAGCACCGTGAGGCCTcgaagcagctgttgctgtggCGTCTGCCCAACGTCCTGATCATCCAGCTCAAACGCTTCTCCTTCAGAAGCTTCATCTGGAGAGATAAGATCAACGACATGGTCGACTTTCCCGTCAG AAATCTAGATCTTAGCAAGTTCTGCATTGGCCAGAAGGACGAGATGCAACAGCCCCCCATTTATGACCTGTATGCAGTCATCAACCACTATGGAGGGATGATAGGAGGCCACTATACAGCTTATGCTCGCCTGCCAAGTGACAAGAACAGCCAGCGCAGTGACGTTG GCTGGCGTCTGTTTGATGACAGCACTGTGACAATGGTGGAGGAGAGTCAAGTGGTGACACGTTACGCCTACGTCCTGTTTTACCGGCGGCGAAACTCCCCGGTGGAGAGGCCGCTGCGCTTCCTCAGACCTGTGGGGGCCGAGTCGCCCGGTGCCGCAGGAGCCACTGCCAGCCAG